Genomic DNA from Dehalogenimonas sp. THU2:
GATACTGCCGCGGTATAGGGGTGAACGGAGGAAGGTTGTGAGTTGGTATCAGGGCATAACTGGTGACTTGAACGGGATAGTTACAACTGTCTCGAACACTTTGGGATCAAGAATACGGAAAGAAAGGCGGGTAAGGAGTTCAAGGTTGGGCAACCGGGGAAGACCGGCTGACTACCAGGAAAGACTGGAATAATCGATGAAAGTTGAAAAACTCAATGCCCAAGTTTCATAGCACAATAAGCAGAAGAGACTTCATGAAAGCCCTGGGTCTGGCGGGAGCCGGACTCGGCGCTACCGCCGCCTTTGCCCCGTCCTTTGTCGACCTGGACGACGCCACCTCTGCCGGCGCCATTGCCAAGCCCTGGTTCCAGAAGGAACTCGAGTTCGAGACCCTGGCCCGCGCCGAGATCGACTGGAACGTTCTGCAGCGCACCGACAGAGCCACCCAGAAATGGGTGTTCAATTCCAATGAGGTCGACCGCGAAGAGTACGTCAAAAAGCGTGAGCCCGGTTACAAGGGTGTCAGCCTTCGTGACTACGCCCGCACCGGCGCTTCCTCC
This window encodes:
- a CDS encoding twin-arginine translocation signal domain-containing protein, whose amino-acid sequence is MPKFHSTISRRDFMKALGLAGAGLGATAAFAPSFVDLDDATSAGAIAKPWFQKELEFETLARAEIDWNVLQRTDRATQKWVFNSNEVDREEYVKKREPGYKGVSLRDYARTGASS